The sequence CGTCTTCGACTATCCCTTTTCGAATCTCTCCTTCATTGTTCTGGGCAGACATGGCGCCGTTTGCCATGACTGTTGCTGCCATCCCTGTATCATTGAGATGGTGAATCATATGCTGAATGAAGGCATAATTAGCATTATTGGTGGGAGGAATTCCGTATTTGAATCGGGGATCGTCGTCCGCTATCTGATCTTTCCCCCATTCGCTCATATTAAACGGTGGATTCGTCAGGATGTAGTCTGCTTCGAGGCCTTTGTGTTGGTCGTTGAGGATGCTGTCCCCTTGTTTGATGTTTCCGTCCAGACCTCGAAGGTAGAGGTTCATTTTGGAGATCTGGAGTGTGCTTTCCTTGATCTCCTGGCCATAGATGGAGATCTTGTCCGTGTCTCCGCCGTGGCTTTTTATGAATTTCTGGCTTTGGACGAACATACCGCCTGAACCGCTGAAGGGGTCAAAGATTCGGCCTTCGTATGGCTCGAGGATTTCAACCATGAGTTCGACGACGCTCTTTGGTGTGTAGAATTCGCCTCCTTTCTGGCCGCCCTCCATTGCGAACTGCTTGATGAAGTATTCGTAGATGCGGCCAAAGATGTCCTCATCTTGATCTCCGTTACTTGCCTCCATATCGAGGTCTGCAAAGAGATTGATCAGGCCTTCTAACGCATCTGAGGAGTTATCGGAGAGCGAAGACCGGGAGTACCCCTTAGGTAAAATACCTTTGAGTCGAGGATTTTCGTCTTCGATTGCTCGCATCGCATCATCGATCTTTTTCCCGATTTGTGGGTCAGTTGCGTTGTCGACGAAGTACTGCCAACGTGCCTTTTCGGGGAGGTAGAAGACGTTTTCTCGTTTGTATTCATCTTTGTCAGTCAGAATGTACTGTCGTTCCTGCTCGTCCTCAGTATAGTAGCGCGAATCAGAATCGCGGGTTTTCTCCTCAAGTTCCTGTCGACGCGCCTCGAAAGAGTCAGACATACTCTTGAGGAACAGAAGCCCGAGAGCGAAATCCTTGTATTCCGATGGATCAACAGGCCCTCGTAGTTTCTCTGCAGTTTCCCAGAGCTTCTTTTCAAGCTCGCCGTTAGAATTCCCCGCAATAGCCATGGGTAGTAGTGCTAAGGATACTCTGTTAAGGGTTGCGCTGAAACGATCACCTCGAAACCGCTATACGATATTTAGGTTGAGAGGCTGGCCAGTTTTTGGCGCAGATGTGCGGCAGATTCCTGAGCTATTTCCTCGTGAATAGTGCCACTGATGATCGTCTTTCCACTTGCAAATATTAGATTTACTGTACCGGGCTCTGGCGGTCTATAGATGACTCCAGGAAACTGCTCCGGTTCGTACTCCACGTTTTCTAAGCCGAGATGAACAGCTAAAGTCTCTAGCTCAACCGTGGTCTCAAGGTCTTCAAGATAGACTGAATTCTTGTGATCAAAGGCAGTGTCGGGGATTTCCAAGCCAATTCCTCTGAGGGCGCTCAGAAGTTCTTTATTTGCGTCGAATAGGTGTTGTCTACTCTCCGTCCCTCGGATCTGGTACGAACCAGTGCGATAGAGAGTAAACGCAGGGCCCCCTGATTCTAATCGAACGGTGGCCATCGAGTTGCTATGCTTGTTTGCCTCGATATCGAACTCCTCTTTGAGAGCCTGAATTACAGAATCCAACTCAAGTTCGCGTCTCAGATCACCGCTCCCCATCGTACTCACAACGTGCATAGCAAATTATTCTCTACATTAGATTTTGACCACCTCCCCCTTCAGTTCTTCCGAAGCTATCGACTCTGCATCACCAGTTATGCCGGAGGGATTTCTGTTGGAGCCGTTCCCTGCAAATTTCTACGTACTCTTCGTCTATCTCGATACCTAGATAGTGGCGACCGAGTTGCTGGGCTGCTACACAAGTTGTCCCAGTTCCTGCGAACGGGTCAACGACGAAGTCGCCCTCCTTACTCCACCACTTGATCAGCTCCGCGATGAGTTCCTCCGGTTTCTGAGTCGGATGATCTTCGCCTGTGCCTCTGCCGTTGACTGACGCCTTGATGACGTTGTGACGCTGCCCCAGATGTTCTTGGAAGTGATGTCCCTCCCCTTGATTTGCTGTTGCGATAATAAGCTCTTCAACTGCCTCCTGCCATTTCACGCCGAACATCTGCGGAGTTGGATTGGTCTTGTGCCAGTACGCCTTCTGTCGGAGCTCAAGCCCAGCATCCCGAACTGCCGAGATCACGTCCCCCATCTTCCGATTATCGTAGAATGCGATCACTACACCTGTCTCTTTCAATAGAGGCACAACCTCAGATATCCAGTCCTGTGGCTGAATACTGCCGTCATCCCAATCCCCAGCTTCGTAGCCGACGTCGCTTCGGTCAGGAAATTCGATTTTGAAATCCGAGGAGAGATTGTACGGAGGATCAGTCAATACGAGATCCACCGACTTGTCAGGTATCTTCTCGATGCAGTCCCGGAAATCTCCCTGAAGTATGATATCCCTCTTAACGAACCATCACCAGTCCGCTAACCCGCTCTGTTCTGTGAGGACTTCGGTAGCTTCCTCGACTTTTCTGTTCCCGGATTTTCTCAGTACTAACCCGATGTACTGCTCTTTTCCGTGTCTATCTGCCAGGTTTTCTAGGTAGTGTTCTGCTTCTTCGATGGAGCCGAAGAACGGATCGACCATTTCGTCGCCGGCGTCGGTGTGGTAGACGATTCCCTCTTCGCCGCT comes from Haloplanus sp. XH21 and encodes:
- a CDS encoding DNA-methyltransferase; translation: MTDPPYNLSSDFKIEFPDRSDVGYEAGDWDDGSIQPQDWISEVVPLLKETGVVIAFYDNRKMGDVISAVRDAGLELRQKAYWHKTNPTPQMFGVKWQEAVEELIIATANQGEGHHFQEHLGQRHNVIKASVNGRGTGEDHPTQKPEELIAELIKWWSKEGDFVVDPFAGTGTTCVAAQQLGRHYLGIEIDEEYVEICRERLQQKSLRHNW
- a CDS encoding transcription factor: MHVVSTMGSGDLRRELELDSVIQALKEEFDIEANKHSNSMATVRLESGGPAFTLYRTGSYQIRGTESRQHLFDANKELLSALRGIGLEIPDTAFDHKNSVYLEDLETTVELETLAVHLGLENVEYEPEQFPGVIYRPPEPGTVNLIFASGKTIISGTIHEEIAQESAAHLRQKLASLST
- a CDS encoding type I restriction-modification system subunit M, which encodes MAIAGNSNGELEKKLWETAEKLRGPVDPSEYKDFALGLLFLKSMSDSFEARRQELEEKTRDSDSRYYTEDEQERQYILTDKDEYKRENVFYLPEKARWQYFVDNATDPQIGKKIDDAMRAIEDENPRLKGILPKGYSRSSLSDNSSDALEGLINLFADLDMEASNGDQDEDIFGRIYEYFIKQFAMEGGQKGGEFYTPKSVVELMVEILEPYEGRIFDPFSGSGGMFVQSQKFIKSHGGDTDKISIYGQEIKESTLQISKMNLYLRGLDGNIKQGDSILNDQHKGLEADYILTNPPFNMSEWGKDQIADDDPRFKYGIPPTNNANYAFIQHMIHHLNDTGMAATVMANGAMSAQNNEGEIRKGIVEDDLLDTVIALPKELFYTTSIPACIFILSKGKEDDQYRDRSGETLFIDATDLYESVNQTQNELGESQIEKIANTVRSYRGEEGVESYEDQKGFCKVSDINEISDNKYIVTPGRYVGVREDDDNDEPFERKMERLSSDLRENFQKSNELQKKIEKSLQEVGF